A genomic segment from Spinacia oleracea cultivar Varoflay chromosome 3, BTI_SOV_V1, whole genome shotgun sequence encodes:
- the LOC110801841 gene encoding oligoribonuclease isoform X1 — translation MDIFSNAFSVLALEDADDPSTLSSTSAVSNTGEGGNKSKSSDDKLVVDNGNNKEQKLGLTVAEYKLPLVWIDLEMTGLNVEADRILEIACIITDGSLSKSVEGPDFVIHQSQECLEKMNDWCIDHHAASGLTKKVLQSIVSEQEAEQQVIEFVKKHVGTYTPLLAGNSVYTDFIFLKKYMPDLASLFSHVLVDVSSVKALCVRWYPKAHRKAPAKSQKHRALDDIRESILELKYYKESIFKSSKK, via the exons ATGGACATTTTCTCAAATGCTTTCTCAGTGTTAGCGCTTGAAGATGCTGATGATCCTTCCACATTGTCTTCAACTAGCGCCGTTTCCAACACAG GGGAGGGTGGTAACAAAAGTAAAAGCTCAGACGACAAGCTGGTGGTGGATAATGGAAATAACAAAGAACAGAAGTTAGGTTTAACTGTAGCAGAATACAAATTACCCCTTGTCTGGATTGATTTAGAAATGACTG GTTTAAACGTCGAAGCTGATCGAATTTTAGAGATAGCTTGTATCATAACAGATGGCAGTTTGTCTAAATCGGTGGAG GGCCCGGATTTCGTTATCCATCAATCTCAGGAATGTTTGGAGAAGATGAATGACTGGTGTATAGATCACCATGCAGCTAGTG GGTTGACAAAGAAGGTTCTTCAGAGTATAGTCAGTGAACAAGAGGCTGAGCAGCAG GTTATAGAGTTTGTCAAGAAACATGTTGGTACATATACACCCCTACTTGCAGGAAACTCAGTTTATACAGATTTTATATTCCTCAAG AAATATATGCCAGACTTGGCAAGCTTATTTTCTCATGTCCTTGTAGACGTTAGCAGTGTGAAGGCCTTATGTGTTCGGTGGTATCCTAAAG CTCACAGAAAGGCACCTGCAAAATCGCAGAAACACAGGGCTTTGGATGATATCAGAGAAAGCATACTTGAACTCAAGTACTACAAAGAGAGCATATTTAAATCATCCAAGAAATGA
- the LOC110801841 gene encoding oligoribonuclease isoform X2: MDIFSNAFSVLALEDADDPSTLSSTSAVSNTGEGGNKSKSSDDKLVVDNGNNKEQKLGLTVAEYKLPLVWIDLEMTGLNVEADRILEIACIITDGSLSKSVEGPDFVIHQSQECLEKMNDWCIDHHAASGLTKKVLQSIVSEQEAEQQVIEFVKKHVGTYTPLLAGNSVYTDFIFLKKYMPDLASLFSHVLVDVSSVKALCVRWYPKETQGFG; encoded by the exons ATGGACATTTTCTCAAATGCTTTCTCAGTGTTAGCGCTTGAAGATGCTGATGATCCTTCCACATTGTCTTCAACTAGCGCCGTTTCCAACACAG GGGAGGGTGGTAACAAAAGTAAAAGCTCAGACGACAAGCTGGTGGTGGATAATGGAAATAACAAAGAACAGAAGTTAGGTTTAACTGTAGCAGAATACAAATTACCCCTTGTCTGGATTGATTTAGAAATGACTG GTTTAAACGTCGAAGCTGATCGAATTTTAGAGATAGCTTGTATCATAACAGATGGCAGTTTGTCTAAATCGGTGGAG GGCCCGGATTTCGTTATCCATCAATCTCAGGAATGTTTGGAGAAGATGAATGACTGGTGTATAGATCACCATGCAGCTAGTG GGTTGACAAAGAAGGTTCTTCAGAGTATAGTCAGTGAACAAGAGGCTGAGCAGCAG GTTATAGAGTTTGTCAAGAAACATGTTGGTACATATACACCCCTACTTGCAGGAAACTCAGTTTATACAGATTTTATATTCCTCAAG AAATATATGCCAGACTTGGCAAGCTTATTTTCTCATGTCCTTGTAGACGTTAGCAGTGTGAAGGCCTTATGTGTTCGGTGGTATCCTAAAG AAACACAGGGCTTTGGATGA